The Apium graveolens cultivar Ventura chromosome 3, ASM990537v1, whole genome shotgun sequence sequence GATACAATTAAAGTCCCTTGTATTGAAAATGTCTGCTACAAGATCCATATCCCATTCTTTTGTATCCGTACTGAATAAAGCTACCACCTTCTGGTCATTCAAAGCAGGAGATACTGTGGATATATACGGATTCTCAACATCATTCAACCATGGTTGTTTCAGAATATCGATTTCAGTACCCGTCCCTATTCGCCAGCAAGAACCTGCAGAGATAACTTCTTTCGACTCCGAAATGCTGCGCCATGTGAAACTTGGGTTACTTCCCAACTTTGAGTTTAAAAAGTCAGAGTCTGCATAATACCTTGCTTTATATAAACGGGCAACAAGGCTTTCAGGATGAGTGATAAACCTCCAACATTGTTTCCCCAATAAAGACATGTTGACATCCCTTAATCTTTTGAACCCTAAGCCTCCAACCTTTTTGTGACGGGCCATCCTTTCCCAGCTCATCCATGTACTTCTCGATCCACTTTGCTTTGATGAACTCCAGTAGAACTTAGCCATTGCCTTTTCCATATCTTGAACCAGATTTAGAGGAAGTAAAAAAACATTCATGGCGTACGATGGAAGCGTTTGAGCCACTGTTCTAATAAGAATTTCCTTCGCTGATCTGGAAATATTCCTTTCATTCCAGTTATGGATGGTGGCATTAACTCTATCTCTCAGATAGCCGAAAATAGCAGATTTATTCCGGCCTATAATATTAGGAAGCCCAAGATATTTTGTTGACTGATCAGCTTCAGGAATTTGAAATAATTGACAGATCCTCTCCTTGTTATATGGAATAATATTGGCACTGAAGAAAACTGTAGACTTACTTCTATTAATACGTTGGCCCGATGCTTTCTCATAGACAGACAACAGCTCCAAAACTCTACCTGCTTCTTCCACGTCTGCTTTGCAATAGAGGTATGAGTCGTCTGCAAACAACATATGGCTGATGGAGGGAGCTTTCCTACATATCTTTATTCCTTGTAGCCATTGTCTAGTTACATAATTCTGAATCATGGCAGATAAACCTTCCGCACATATAATGAAGAGGTAAGGAGAGAGAGGATCTCCTTGCCTTAAACCTCGACTAGGTTTTATTGGCCCCATTTCGCTATCTCCATGAACAATTGTGTAATCTACTGTTGTGACGCACTTTAGAATTAAATGAATCCACCACACATCAAACCCCATTCGATCAAGCACCTCCTTAAGAAACCTCCACTCGATTCTGTCATAGGCTTTGGACATGTCCAATTTGATAGCCATAGATCCCTCCTTGCCCAACTTCTTGCGTTTCAAGTAATGCATTATTTCAAATGAAATCATTATGTTATCTGTGATAAGACGGCCTGGTAAGAAAGCACTTTGAGTTTCCGAGATAACTGAGTCTAACACCTTTTTCATTCGATTGGCAATCACTTTCGTAATTATTTTCATAGCCACATTACAAAGAGCTATAGGTCTTAACTCCGTCAACACTGTAGGATTTTTCTTTTTAGGAATAAGAACAATATTTGTAGAATTAATATTGTCTATGAGATTACCTGTCTGAAAGAAATTCCTCACCATCTGCGTCATCTCTACTCCTACTACCGACCAGTTCTTTTGAAAGAAAGCCGGGGTCATACCATCTGGCCCCGGAGCTTTATCTGGATGCATATGAAAGACTGCTTCTTTAACCTCCTGACTAGTAACATCGATTAAGAGATCCCTGTTTTGTTCCATTGATACGGTTTTGGAGAGACAGTTTAGAACAGCTTCACATTGAGTATGCTCCTCGGTAAAAAGCTGTTAAAAATAGTCCTGTATCAACTCTGAAAGATCGTTGTTCCAATCTACCCAATCTCCTCCACTGTTCTTCAATTTCTGGATATGATTGAGCCTTTTCCTCTTCTTATAAGAAGCATGaaaatattttgtatttttatCTCCAGCTTGAAGCCAGAGTTGTTTGGATCTTTGCCGCCAAAATATTTCCTTTTGATCAAGTACTAAGAACAGCTGTTTTTTTTCCTCCTCATATTCTTCTACTGATTGAGCATCCCGTTTACCTTTCAACTTCTTTAAGCGAGTCTTACATTTCCTGATACGACTGTTAAAACACCCCGTGATCTCTTTTCCCCAAACCTGAAGGCTCTCTGCGCATTTAGCCAGCTTTTGCTGCACATTATCACTCCCAGACTCCTCCCAACGGTCCCTGATTATTTCAAAACATGTCGGCTTAGTAAGCCATGCATTCTCGAACCGGAATTTCCACTTTTTATTGCCTCTATTATGAGTTTCTGGACATAACAACAAAGGACTGTGATCCGAGGCAGAAATTTCAATGTTGTACACTTTAGCCATGTCAAAAATCCTCAACCAGTACGGGTTTGCCATAACCCTGTCTAATTTGATCTCCGTCCAGTGATCAGTGTTCCTCCCTTTTTCCCAGGTAAATTGATGCCCTATTATCTCTAAATCCTGTAAATCTGCTTCATATATACATTCCTTAAAGCCTTCAATCAGATTATTAGGATAGGGTGATCCTCCTCTTTTTTCTTCCTGAGATACAATATTGTTGAAATCCCCGACCAGACACCATGGTAAGTTAGCATCACGAGATAGGTTTTTTAGGAGTTCCCAAGTTTTAAATCTCTGAGCTCTTGAGGGTTCTCCGTAAATACCAGTTAAACGCCATTCACACTTTCCTTGGACACTTAGTTTCACATCAATATGAGACCTGGACTGACTCAAAAGGTTAACAGTACCTTCAAATCTCCACAATAACGCAATACCCCCACTCTTTCCTTGAGGTTCCACTGCAATAAAACCCTCAAAACCCAATCTACTACAAAGCTTCTCCATCTTATCATAACTGCTGATTGTTTCACTAAGAAAAACAAATGACGGATTTTCACTTCGGGTTAACTCTTTAAGGAACTGAAATTTTCCAGGGGCACCCATTCCCTGGCAGTTCCAAGCTAGAACATTCATAATGACTGGCGGGGTTGCGTTGCAACACCCGCCATTGCTTCGTTTTTTGATACTTCTGAGCTAGATACCTGTACTTCCATGTCTGTGACTTGGGTTATTTGTATGTCCGTGGCTTGATCCACTCTGCGTCTTTTTGGGTCTGCAATTCTTATTTCTAAATTTTCGGGCCCATGTGATTTTCCTTCCAAATCTTCATTTTGAATTTGCGTATTTATCTGATATACATTATCCTGAATAGCCAGCTGCTTAGTTCCTTCATTTGCTCCTACATTCTCTCCCTGAAATAACATGTTTCCATTTTGATCACTTCCTGAATTTTTGCTGGTTTGTTGAACCAAAGCATAATTCACGACATTCTCTCTATCTGTATTAACTGCTCCCTTATCACCGGAATAACTCGCCTGAGAACTACCTCCTTGTCGGAGCCATTTTGAACCTATGGTATGAGTCTTTCTTCGTGGGTCAGCTCGGAGCCACGAACCATATGGTTTATCTATCATCTCCACCGGTTTGTCAAAAATTTCAATTATAGTTAAATttagttaaaataatattttaggttaaataaaattaaaattaaaatatttatattaacaATTTACAAATAGGTCGGTGCATAAATATATTCTATCACCAAACTGACATGGTTCATCCGGACTCGCTTATTTCATCACCTCTACCTGCAACTAGTCACGTGCTTATTttccttattttttatttttataagtaTGCTCAAGTTAGCTTAACTTTTTAAGCACAACTTGATATTCAGACATCTTTTCTGTATCACTTTCTATTAGGTATTACATTTTCGCGAGTATTCCCAAcattatttttgctaattaagTATTCCTAATATCACCTTAGAATATATATACTAAAAGTTTGTGAAAATCCAACATTTTCAAAACATTTTCAACACATTTTCAACACAGACAATCTTATTTTTTATACACagtttgaaattttttaaaataaataaattatgactACGAATAAAAGACTTATAAATGATAAATAAGTAAAtacttataaattatatatatgtttgaataattttacttaaaagtcagattttttttacttaaataaatttaaataaataaattttaaatataattatcttaatttgtgaatttaaaataagaaaaatatttaaaaacatatattttaaaatttaagttaaaagaatgaaaaataaaaataaattgagAAAAAAATACGTTCCTAATATTTAACTTATCACCTTATAAGTCataaatttaacttataattTGTGTTTATAAACACTGTTCAATAagtaattttattaataataagTGCATGTTTGggaaatattaaaataagtaacttatgacttaaaattaaTAAGTGGCTTAAAAGTTATAAGTAGatgaatacttataagttatataagtatttgattaatttacttataagtaatttttttttaactttaaataaactaaaataaataatttttaaatataattatcttaattcatgatttttaaattatcttaatatttaaaaatatatttttaaaactaaaattaataaaaaagtgaaaaatcaaaataagttaagTAAAAGTACGTCCTCACTAACATATGgagttgggtcgacaaacagtGAAATATGGAGTTAGGGTAGCTTATAAGCCACAAGACAAACATGCCCTAAATCAATTTTTCACGCAGCTAAAGAAGCCCATTAAATGAACATTATGAATAACaattattttttaagaaaaactGAAAATTATCATTAATCAATCAAATCTAACTCAGTACATCTTTTGACCCCCAAAATCAAATCTACCAATAAATTTATCATCCTTTACTCACCGGAAAATATTATATATTCCAAAAAATTTCCCCAAAAATTTTCCCAATATGAATAATTGGTAATATTCTTAATAATAATATGGGATCCCACATGATTTTATACGCGCCCACAAAGCAAAATCGGTCACGTCGTTATTTGATAAAAATTTTGAGGAAAAGATTTGGGGCACTAGCACTCCTCTTAATCACTTAACTACCAATCCCTTACTTAATTCTACTTCTAGGGTTTGTTTGGTATTGTTGTTTCAGACAACAACAGCTCTATTTGATAAAATTTAGAAACTGTTTTCCGCAAACAACAactttatttaataaaatttaaaaattgtttCCGGAAATTTACTTTTCCCCTAAAAGTTGCTGTTATAGAAAATAATTCCCTCGTACTTTTAGATAAAAGCTATTGCCAGAAGTAAAAGATGGTGagatgctgatttcaccatcaaattttatcaaaaaatattattatttttaattttttatatcaAAACATATACTTATTAAAAAGAGAAccaaaaaataaattaatttttttaacacCACTTTTTTAGGAGCACTTTTTTAACAACACGTTAATTTTTAATAACAATCTCAAACACAGCCTTAATCTCCTGACCTTGGCCGATCCCCTCTTAATTCTACTTATAATAGCATGACCTATTATTTAACTCACGTCAGGACCCAACAAATTTTATTCCGATAAAATTGCAAACAAATGTAATTGCTAAGGCTTTAGAGCAAGTCTATTATAATGTATACTATATTAATAGGTTAAACGTTTGGTGGGGGTATTTTTACTTTTGTTTTACAAGATTATTGTTTTACTTAATtgtcatctttggttctacatTTTTTACCAcctatttaatttaaatataatttaatattgttatttgttgttggatctaataatattaataataataataactaattaattatccTCTGTTTTCTATTTTTTCAAACTAAAATATCTATCTTTTGCTAAAAAAATCACGGGTCATtccatttaataaaataaaacaaaataaaaatattacgATTGTCAATAACTAATCAATTATATTTTCAACCCTCTCCTCTCTTAAAAATTACACgaacaattttatttaataatagtaataaatatattataattacTATAAATGTTTAATCATCGTTTTCAATTAAAACGCattttttctatattttataaCTAAAATACCTCCATTTAAAAAAATAGATATATGTGCATATGTAATTTTTCAgattatatcatttaaaaatgtTAAGCCAAAAAAATTTAttcattaaaatttttaattcatattaaactcgaaaaatattataaaattaaagaACATCCAAGATTATAAACTAATGaaaatttgctaattatataATCAAATTAGAGCCTTCGTATCTTTTTAATCAAATGTTTGGAAATTCAAATAATAAAAATTTATCGCAAACATTTTTATTTTGATTAACAATACTAATATATGACAATTGTGGTTAAAATAATAACCAAACCAATCAACATTATTCAAATTATTATAAGTTAGTATAAATTTGTAAACATATAAATAAGCTCTAAA is a genomic window containing:
- the LOC141714881 gene encoding uncharacterized protein LOC141714881, with the translated sequence MNVLAWNCQGMGAPGKFQFLKELTRSENPSFVFLSETISSYDKMEKLCSRLGFEGFIAVEPQGKSGGIALLWRFEGTVNLLSQSRSHIDVKLSVQGKCEWRLTGIYGEPSRAQRFKTWELLKNLSRDANLPWCLVGDFNNIVSQEEKRGGSPYPNNLIEGFKECIYEADLQDLEIIGHQFTWEKGRNTDHWTEIKLDRVMANPYWLRIFDMAKVYNIEISASDHSPLLLCPETHNRGNKKWKFRFENAWLTKPTCFEIIRDRWEESGSDNVQQKLAKCAESLQVWGKEITGCFNSRIRKCKTRLKKLKGKRDAQSVEEYEEEKKQLFLVLDQKEIFWRQRSKQLWLQAGDKNTKYFHASYKKRKRLNHIQKLKNSGGDWVDWNNDLSELIQDYF